Within the Nitrososphaerota archaeon genome, the region CTCTGTCAGCTTGTCGAATTCTCCGTCAGGTATCTGCTTCGCCGCTCTCCGTTTCTGGGCCATCTTCCCTTTATTCCTCCCTCCGCTCCGTCAAATGCCTTACTATACAACCCTCAGCCTCGCTTTCAGAGACCTTTCCGGCAGCAATCCTGATGAGAAACTCGAAACCCTCGGTCGCATCGAGAGAGACCTTGTAGCCGCTCGACTCTAGAAACACTTCCATCAGGCCGAACGCGGTCCTCTTGTTGCCGTTGAGGAAAGGATGTGCCTCGACCACGCGACCGGTTGAACGGCTGCCTGTTAGACAAGGGATGCACCTTCCTGCTGGGGCGAATCCCAAGGCATGGGAACGTCATCGGTGCCGACTGGATGATTGGGTTCGCCTATTGTTACTCGATAACCAGCCAGACAGGAATATATATGTAACTGTGGTTACAAACGTCGTTCCAGAAGCATCTGAACCAATGGTAAGAGATGATGGACCAACCTCAGTTCCAAAGCGTCCTCTTTCAAGAGTCTGTGAGCGAGGAAGATGTAGATAGCCGAACAGCGCTCCCCTTCTTCCGGGACCTGAACCTAGACCAAGTCCTCCAAACCCTCACGGAGGGCCGGGAGGAGTACAACTTGGCCCCGTTCTTCTGCTATCCCTTGAATGACGTAGAATCGATCACTTACCGCCAGGATGTGATGAAGGACCTCGAAGGAGAGCTACTGCGCGGGCATGTTGAGTCGTTCGCCGGAGAGATGCAGGAGATGCGCCGCCACCTTGCGCAAGCCGGCAAGCTTCATAACGAGTACCAGAAGATGAGTTGGTTCCTGGACGCCGTCGAGATCTACTGCGACACGGTGAGAAACCTGCGTGACGGGCTCTCGGGAGCGAGTCCAGCCTCCCGGGGCCTACGGGGTTTTGGCGGGTACCTAGAGTCCTACGCCGTTTCGGACGGTTTCGCCTCCCTGCTTTCTGAGACGAAGGAGCTGAAGAACAGGCTGTCGGAGATCGAATATCGAATCCACATACAGGGCCTCCGAGTGACGGTGGACAAGTACGGCGGCGAGCCCGACTACAGCGCCGAAGTCAGGGAGACCTTCCGAAAATTCCAGGAGGGCGAGGTCGAGGGGTTCACGATCAGGGGACAGGCCCACCACGACACTCCTGTCATGGATAGCGTCGAAGAACGAATCTTGGACCTCCTGGTCAAGCGGTATCCGGACTTCTTCAGCGAGCTCTCCGCGTATTGCGCACGCCACACCAGCTACCTCGATCAGACCATCCGTAGGTTCGACAGGGAAGTCCAATTCTACCTGGCCTACCTTCGGCAGATGGACGTCCTGAAGTCAGCCGGGCTTAACTTCTGTTACCCGCAGGTCGACGCCCAGACGAAGGAAGTCCGCGCACAGGAGACGTTCGACCTCGCACTCGCCTTGGTGCTGGCCCGCGAGAGCAAGAGAGTAGTCTACAACGACTTCTACCTACAGGGCAAGGAGAGGATATTCGTCGTCTCGGGCCCGAACCAGGGAGGAAAGACGACCTTTGCCCGGACTTTCGGACAGCTCCACTACCTGGCCCGCCTGGGCTACCCCGTCCCTGGGACAGAAGCGCGGCTCTTTCTCCCAGACGATATCTTCACGCACTTCGAGCGCGAGGAACATGTCGGGAGCCTCCGCGGCAAGCTCCAGGACGAGCTCATCAGGATGCACGAGGTCCTCCAGAGGGCCACAGGCAACAGCATGGTTATAATCAACGAAGGGTTCGCGTCCACCACCCTCAGCGACGCCCTCTTCCTCGGGAGAGAAATCCTGCAGCGTGTCGTCGACCTCGGCTGCCTGGGTGTGTACGTGACATTCATCGACGAACTGTCGAAGCTCGGGGAGGCCACTGTGAGCATGGCGAGCACCGTCGTCCCCGAAAACCCAACCTCGCGGACCTTCAAGATTGTGAGGAAGCCTGCCGACGGACGGGCCTACGCTATGGCCATTGCGGAGAAGTACGGCCTGACCCGGCAATCAATCAGGAGGCGGCTGGAGCGATGAAGGTTCTTCTGATGTACCGGG harbors:
- a CDS encoding DNA mismatch repair protein MutS, which produces MDQPQFQSVLFQESVSEEDVDSRTALPFFRDLNLDQVLQTLTEGREEYNLAPFFCYPLNDVESITYRQDVMKDLEGELLRGHVESFAGEMQEMRRHLAQAGKLHNEYQKMSWFLDAVEIYCDTVRNLRDGLSGASPASRGLRGFGGYLESYAVSDGFASLLSETKELKNRLSEIEYRIHIQGLRVTVDKYGGEPDYSAEVRETFRKFQEGEVEGFTIRGQAHHDTPVMDSVEERILDLLVKRYPDFFSELSAYCARHTSYLDQTIRRFDREVQFYLAYLRQMDVLKSAGLNFCYPQVDAQTKEVRAQETFDLALALVLARESKRVVYNDFYLQGKERIFVVSGPNQGGKTTFARTFGQLHYLARLGYPVPGTEARLFLPDDIFTHFEREEHVGSLRGKLQDELIRMHEVLQRATGNSMVIINEGFASTTLSDALFLGREILQRVVDLGCLGVYVTFIDELSKLGEATVSMASTVVPENPTSRTFKIVRKPADGRAYAMAIAEKYGLTRQSIRRRLER
- a CDS encoding type II toxin-antitoxin system death-on-curing family toxin encodes the protein MVEAHPFLNGNKRTAFGLMEVFLESSGYKVSLDATEGFEFLIRIAAGKVSESEAEGCIVRHLTERREE